One genomic segment of Vulpes vulpes isolate BD-2025 chromosome 2, VulVul3, whole genome shotgun sequence includes these proteins:
- the GOT2 gene encoding aspartate aminotransferase, mitochondrial, translated as MALLHSGRVLSGVAAAFHPGLAGAASARASSWWTHVEMGPPDPILGVTEAFKRDTNSKKMNLGVGAYRDDNGKPYVLPSVRKAEAQIAAKNLDKEYLPIAGLAEFCKASAELALGENNEVLKSSRYVTVQTISGTGALRIGASFLQRFFKFSQDVFLPKPSWGNHTPIFRDAGMKLHGYRYYDPKTCGFDFTGAIEDISKMPQQSVLLLHACAHNPTGVDPRPEQWKEIATVVKKNNLFAFFDMAYQGFASGDGNKDAWAVRHFIEQGINVCLCQSYAKNMGLYGERVGAFTVVCKDADEAKRVESQLKILIRPMYSNPPINGARIASTILTSPDLRKQWLQEVKGMADRIISMRTQLVSNLKKEGSSHNWQHITDQIGMFCFTGLKPEQVERLTKEFSIYMTKDGRISVAGVTSGNVGYLAHAIHQVTK; from the exons ATGGCCCTGTTGCACTCCGGCCGCGTCCTGTCTGGGGTCgccgccgccttccacccaggcctCGCTGGTGCGGCTTCTGCGAGAGCCAG TTCCTGGTGGACCCATGTGGAAATGGGTCCCCCAGACCCCATCCTGGGAGTCACAGAAGCCTTTAAGAGAGACACTAACAGCAAAAAGATGAATCTGGGAGTTGGCGCCTATCGGGATGATAATGGAAAGCCTTATGTGCTCCCTAGTGTCCGGAAG GCAGAGGCCCAGATTGCTGCAAAAAATTTGGACAAAGAATACCTGCCCATTGCTGGACTTGCTGAATTTTGTAAGGCATCTGCAGAACTAGCCCTGGGTGAGAACAATGAAGTGTTGAAAAGTAGCCGG TATGTCACGGTGCAGACCATTTCTGGAACAGGGGCATTGAGGATTGGAGCCAGTTTTCTG CAAAGATTTTTTAAGTTCAGCCAAGATGTCTTTCTGCCCAAACCATCCTGGGGAAACCATACACCAATCTTCAGGGACGCTGGCATGAAGCTACATGGTTATCGATACTATGACCCCAAGACGTGCGGCTTTGATTTCACAGGCGCTATAGAGGACATTTCG AAAATGCCACAGCAAAGTGTTCTTCTCCTGCATGCCTGTGCCCACAATCCCACGGGAGTAGACCCCCGCCCTGAGCAATGGAAGGAAATAGCAACAGTGGTGAAG aaaaataatctctttgCATTCTTTGACATGGCCTACCAAGGCTTTGCCAGTGGTGATGGTAACAAGGATGCCTGGGCTGTACGCCACTTCATCGAACAAGGCATTAATGTTTGTCTCTGCCAATCCTATGCCAAGAACATGGGCTTATACG GTGAGCGTGTAGGAGCCTTCACTGTGGTCTGCAAGGATGCTGATGAAGCTAAAAGGGTGGAGTCACAGTTGAAGATCTTGATCCGTCCCATGTATTCCAACCCTCCAATCAATGGGGCCCGAATTGCCTCAACCATCCTGACCAGCCCTGACCTGCGAAAACAATG gttGCAGGAAGTAAAAGGCATGGCCGACCGCATCATTAGCATGCGTACTCAGCTGGTCTCCAACCTCAAGAAGGAGGGCTCCTCCCACAATTGGCAGCACATCACTGACCAGATTGGCATGTTTTGTTTCACAGGACTAAAGCCTGAACAG GTGGAGAGGCTGACCAAGGAGTTCTCCATCTACATGACAAAGGATGGCCGCATCTCTGTGGCAGGGGTCACCTCTGGCAATGTGGGCTACCTTGCCCATGCCATTCACCAGGTTACCAAGTAA